In one window of Tenacibaculum mesophilum DNA:
- a CDS encoding potassium/proton antiporter yields the protein MNLTIENILLIGSLLLLISIIVGKTSYKFGVPTLLLFLSIGMLAGSDGIGGIIFDDPKAAQFIGIVSLNFILFSGGLDTNWKAVKPILKEGLALSTLGVLLTAVSLGLFVWNVTNFTIYESLLLGAIVSSTDAAAVFSILRSKNLALRENLRPTLELESGSNDPMAYVLTIAFLTLVIHQDQSLTSIIPLFLQQMIFGAIAGFLFGMLSKKIINSIKLDFEGLYPVLVIALMFITFSFTDFISGNGFLAIYICAVYLGNQNLIHKKTILKMFDGLAWLMQIVLFLTLGLLVFPSQIVPYIGIGLIISLFLIFIARPVGVFISLLFFKMKLRRRFYISWVGLRGAVPIVFATYPLLAGIDKANIIFNIVFFISVTSIIIQGTTLSIVAKWLNVALPEETKKLSATDMLLEENPKALMQEIIITESCKSANKKIVELNFPKNAIIAMIKRDGNYITPNGSTTINNADILIVLADKKSVFKEVNESLKN from the coding sequence ATGAATTTAACCATTGAGAACATTTTATTAATAGGGTCTTTATTGCTTTTAATAAGTATTATTGTAGGAAAAACATCTTATAAATTTGGAGTTCCTACTCTACTCCTTTTTTTAAGTATCGGAATGCTTGCAGGCTCTGATGGTATTGGAGGTATTATTTTTGACGACCCAAAAGCCGCACAATTTATAGGAATTGTTTCTTTAAATTTTATTCTATTTTCTGGTGGTTTAGATACAAATTGGAAAGCTGTTAAACCTATACTTAAAGAAGGGTTAGCACTTTCTACTTTAGGAGTATTGCTTACCGCTGTTTCCTTAGGACTATTTGTTTGGAATGTTACCAACTTTACGATATATGAAAGCTTACTATTAGGAGCTATTGTTTCTTCTACCGATGCTGCAGCTGTATTCTCTATTTTACGCTCTAAAAACTTAGCATTAAGAGAAAACTTGCGCCCTACTTTGGAGCTAGAAAGTGGTAGTAACGACCCCATGGCTTACGTATTAACTATAGCTTTTTTAACACTAGTTATTCATCAAGATCAAAGCTTAACCTCTATAATACCTTTATTTTTACAGCAAATGATATTTGGTGCTATTGCTGGTTTTTTGTTTGGTATGCTTAGCAAAAAAATAATAAACTCAATAAAACTTGATTTTGAAGGGTTGTATCCTGTTTTGGTTATTGCACTTATGTTTATTACTTTTTCTTTCACTGATTTTATAAGTGGTAATGGCTTTTTAGCTATTTATATTTGTGCTGTTTATTTAGGAAATCAAAACTTAATTCATAAAAAAACTATTTTAAAAATGTTTGATGGATTAGCTTGGTTAATGCAAATAGTACTGTTCTTAACCTTAGGACTACTTGTTTTTCCTTCACAAATTGTTCCTTATATTGGTATTGGACTTATTATTTCACTCTTCTTAATTTTTATTGCTCGACCTGTAGGAGTTTTTATTAGTTTACTTTTTTTTAAAATGAAATTAAGGAGGCGTTTTTATATTTCATGGGTTGGCCTACGTGGGGCCGTTCCTATAGTATTTGCTACCTACCCTCTTTTAGCTGGTATAGATAAAGCTAATATTATTTTTAATATCGTATTTTTTATATCAGTTACTTCTATTATAATACAAGGTACAACACTTAGTATTGTTGCAAAATGGTTAAACGTTGCTTTACCTGAAGAAACAAAAAAATTAAGTGCCACAGATATGTTGTTAGAAGAAAATCCAAAAGCTTTAATGCAAGAAATTATAATTACAGAATCATGCAAATCGGCAAATAAAAAAATTGTTGAATTAAACTTTCCTAAAAACGCTATTATAGCCATGATAAAAAGAGATGGTAACTATATTACTCCTAATGGTTCAACTACAATAAATAATGCTGATATTTTAATTGTTCTTGCTGATAAAAAAAGTGTTTTTAAAGAAGTTAATGAAAGTCTTAAAAATTAA